One window of Saprospiraceae bacterium genomic DNA carries:
- a CDS encoding Smr/MutS family protein, with amino-acid sequence MNKRYLASSVFVKSQFLLEFDKVIQLTADYAVSDQAKTALQDLIYEPFSDSIHLELDVLDELAQAIKMHALNLVNFQSIQDDLTRLKIPGIEISVDSILRLVKVIINNQEVKQKASVPTFLVFKNLVAFIEGFPDLTKPLISIKRIFDENYQLRDDASEELQSIRNERLKLNRSIYSAFKKELEIYRAKLYLAEGEESIRDGRFVLRVLAEHKRKISGLVLGESDSGKTVFIEPQVCFELNNKLIDLSFKEQREINKILSILCAAIRPYLEFFEIAYDKVLAMDILLAKAHYANSINGIKPSLNSNKLLHLISGFHPLLLHKFQQQDSKPIPMDILLDEQHKILLISGPNAGGKTIVLKTIGLLQLMLQKGFLIPVSKKSSFCLFDKIWVDIGDWQSLDEGLSTYSAKLRYMKKLVLEADDSSLVLMDELGSGTEPKIGGAIAESVLKELINLKVFGVITTHYSNLKSFAHTNKGIQNGSMLYDEVKMIPLYKLQIGKPGSSYALDIARKMQFPKKIINYAKEIVGSDLVKMEDLLAKMEMEKIQLEKTVADYKAKIDTLNKLIKAYEAMQKQHELKRLKLKMDSKQIEYQKNLELRKENHTILNEIKEKMDYVEAKNQLERTKSKEKKLAGEWNQAEHDYYHMVKSDYGSALIKPGDKVILLKQGLSGVVQEISEKKAKVYTEFFTIELNKEELILEKQSLLVDNKPKVNYQLIDKNASLPGTIDLRGQKVEHAIQALENYLDQALLSSLKDAKILHGKGSGVLKSAIHKQLKKLKFINSFYQPEEDSGGAGVTIVVFK; translated from the coding sequence TTGAATAAAAGATACTTGGCCAGTTCAGTTTTTGTTAAATCTCAATTTTTACTTGAGTTTGACAAAGTTATCCAATTGACAGCAGATTATGCTGTTTCTGATCAAGCTAAGACCGCATTGCAAGATTTAATTTACGAGCCGTTTTCAGATAGCATTCATCTGGAGTTGGATGTCTTAGATGAATTAGCGCAAGCAATTAAAATGCATGCTTTGAATTTGGTAAATTTTCAATCCATACAAGATGATTTAACTAGATTGAAAATTCCGGGTATTGAGATTTCGGTTGATTCAATACTTCGATTGGTTAAGGTAATTATTAATAATCAAGAGGTGAAGCAGAAAGCTTCAGTTCCGACCTTTCTTGTATTTAAAAACCTAGTTGCCTTTATTGAGGGATTTCCTGACTTAACGAAACCTCTTATTTCAATTAAACGAATTTTTGATGAAAATTATCAGTTACGTGACGATGCATCTGAAGAATTGCAATCTATACGAAATGAACGTCTAAAGTTAAATCGATCAATTTATTCAGCATTTAAAAAAGAACTTGAAATATATAGAGCAAAGTTGTATTTAGCGGAAGGAGAAGAATCCATCCGTGATGGGAGATTTGTATTAAGAGTACTTGCTGAGCATAAACGGAAAATAAGCGGATTGGTACTGGGGGAATCTGATAGTGGAAAGACCGTTTTTATTGAACCCCAAGTTTGTTTTGAGTTAAACAATAAACTAATTGATCTTTCATTTAAAGAACAGCGCGAAATTAATAAAATTCTGTCCATTCTTTGTGCTGCTATTAGGCCTTATCTTGAATTTTTTGAAATTGCTTATGATAAGGTTTTAGCAATGGATATCCTCCTGGCTAAAGCCCATTATGCAAACAGCATCAATGGCATTAAGCCATCTCTAAATAGCAATAAATTACTTCATCTTATTTCTGGCTTTCATCCCTTATTGCTTCACAAGTTTCAGCAACAAGATTCCAAGCCAATTCCAATGGATATTTTGTTAGATGAGCAACACAAAATCCTTTTAATCTCAGGTCCGAATGCTGGAGGCAAGACAATCGTTTTAAAAACAATTGGATTATTACAACTCATGTTGCAAAAAGGATTTTTAATTCCGGTTTCAAAAAAATCTAGTTTTTGTCTATTTGATAAAATATGGGTTGATATTGGTGATTGGCAATCATTGGATGAAGGTTTAAGTACCTATTCTGCTAAATTACGTTACATGAAAAAATTGGTTTTAGAAGCAGATGATTCGTCTTTAGTATTAATGGATGAATTGGGAAGCGGAACTGAGCCTAAAATTGGTGGCGCAATTGCTGAGTCTGTCTTAAAGGAGCTGATAAATTTAAAAGTATTTGGAGTAATCACAACCCATTATTCAAATTTAAAATCATTTGCGCATACAAATAAGGGCATTCAGAACGGTTCAATGCTTTATGATGAAGTCAAAATGATTCCTTTATATAAATTGCAAATTGGAAAGCCGGGAAGTTCGTATGCTTTAGACATTGCCAGAAAAATGCAATTTCCTAAGAAGATTATAAATTATGCAAAAGAGATTGTAGGTTCTGATTTAGTGAAAATGGAGGATCTTTTAGCTAAAATGGAAATGGAAAAGATTCAACTTGAAAAAACAGTGGCAGATTATAAAGCGAAAATAGACACTTTGAATAAATTAATTAAAGCCTATGAAGCCATGCAGAAGCAACATGAGTTAAAACGCTTGAAATTAAAGATGGACAGTAAACAGATTGAATATCAAAAAAATCTAGAATTAAGGAAAGAGAATCATACCATATTAAATGAGATAAAGGAAAAGATGGATTATGTTGAAGCGAAAAATCAATTGGAACGAACTAAAAGTAAAGAAAAAAAATTGGCTGGTGAATGGAATCAAGCTGAGCACGATTATTATCATATGGTTAAGTCAGACTATGGGTCTGCATTAATTAAACCAGGAGACAAGGTTATTTTATTAAAGCAAGGACTTTCTGGAGTCGTTCAGGAAATTTCTGAAAAAAAAGCAAAAGTTTATACAGAGTTCTTTACAATTGAACTGAATAAAGAGGAGTTGATTTTAGAAAAACAGAGCCTCCTTGTTGACAATAAGCCCAAAGTAAATTATCAGTTGATTGACAAGAATGCAAGTTTGCCTGGTACCATTGATTTAAGAGGTCAGAAGGTAGAGCATGCCATTCAAGCATTGGAGAACTATTTGGATCAAGCATTATTATCAAGTTTAAAAGATGCTAAAATTCTTCATGGAAAGGGATCTGGGGTTTTAAAATCCGCAATACATAAGCAACTAAAAAAATTGAAATTTATCAACTCATTTTACCAGCCGGAGGAGGATAGTGGAGGTGCAGGAGTTACTATCGTTGTGTTTAAATAA
- the tsaD gene encoding tRNA (adenosine(37)-N6)-threonylcarbamoyltransferase complex transferase subunit TsaD: MSKIIILAIESSCDDTSVSVIIDGEIKSNLISSQWIHMQYGGVVPEAASRQHVETIVSLCDQALKGAAISLQSLSAIAITRGPGLMGSLLVGISFAKSLSLCLNIPLIEVNHLHAHVLSLFIDQKPILPLVCLTVSGGHTQLLLVSENFKIELLGQTLDDAAGEAIDKTGKLLGLGYPAGPEMDKLALTGLPKFKFPIAKVNDFNFSFSGLKTSVLYFLRDKLDSNKEFINENLPDLCASIQDNIVKSLLNKLETAAIAQNAISIGIAGGVSANSQLRKEISQLCEKYNWNCCIPKMSYCTDNAAMIAIAGYHKYLNAEFSDDHFLPLARYPII, translated from the coding sequence ATGTCAAAAATCATTATTCTAGCAATAGAATCCTCCTGTGATGATACTTCGGTATCCGTTATCATTGATGGAGAAATTAAATCAAACTTAATTAGTTCTCAATGGATCCATATGCAATATGGCGGTGTCGTTCCAGAAGCCGCTTCGCGTCAACATGTTGAAACCATCGTTTCCTTGTGTGACCAGGCTTTGAAAGGAGCTGCTATATCCTTGCAAAGTCTCAGTGCAATCGCTATTACCAGGGGTCCGGGTTTGATGGGATCGCTTTTAGTCGGAATTAGTTTTGCCAAATCTTTAAGTCTTTGCCTTAATATTCCTTTAATTGAAGTAAATCATTTACATGCCCACGTTTTGTCATTATTTATTGATCAAAAGCCAATACTCCCACTCGTATGCTTGACCGTTTCAGGCGGACATACCCAATTGCTTTTAGTTTCTGAAAATTTTAAAATTGAGTTACTTGGTCAAACTTTGGATGATGCTGCTGGTGAAGCAATTGATAAAACTGGAAAATTATTAGGCTTGGGATATCCTGCTGGCCCAGAAATGGATAAATTGGCTTTAACGGGTCTACCAAAATTTAAATTCCCAATTGCAAAAGTAAATGACTTTAATTTCAGTTTTAGCGGATTAAAAACGAGTGTTTTATATTTTCTAAGAGATAAACTAGACTCAAACAAAGAATTTATAAATGAAAATCTACCTGATTTATGTGCTTCAATTCAAGATAATATCGTAAAAAGTCTTTTAAATAAATTAGAAACAGCAGCAATTGCGCAAAATGCGATCTCAATAGGAATTGCAGGCGGCGTTTCAGCCAATTCTCAATTGAGAAAGGAAATTTCACAATTATGCGAGAAATACAATTGGAATTGTTGCATTCCGAAAATGAGCTATTGCACGGACAATGCTGCGATGATAGCAATCGCAGGCTACCATAAATATTTAAATGCAGAATTTAGCGATGATCATTTTTTACCTTTAGCTCGATATCCTATTATTTAA
- a CDS encoding DUF3822 family protein has protein sequence MNSNYPYFIDSGRAISMTSKFHIASEHLNLKIESLFPVYPNETVLSHADTANYLKYQFCIPEKIVAVISNQNLKLNHISEFSNQFNSHNGINIYIWNNVSFIYIMQIADPVFVNIIKFDTPEDLLYHILQIIQSIGLENENQNIQLYGKVTGESQISRLLRIYFSNVKTIQGFSFFNS, from the coding sequence ATGAACTCAAATTATCCTTATTTTATAGACTCAGGTCGAGCCATTTCAATGACTTCTAAATTTCATATTGCATCTGAACATTTAAATTTAAAAATCGAATCCCTGTTTCCAGTATATCCAAATGAAACGGTATTAAGTCATGCGGATACTGCAAATTATTTAAAGTATCAGTTTTGTATTCCTGAAAAAATTGTAGCAGTTATTAGCAATCAGAACTTGAAACTAAATCATATTTCAGAATTCTCCAATCAATTTAACAGTCACAATGGTATTAATATTTATATTTGGAATAATGTTTCATTTATTTATATCATGCAAATTGCAGACCCTGTATTTGTAAATATAATAAAGTTTGATACCCCTGAAGATTTATTATATCACATATTGCAAATAATTCAATCAATTGGGCTTGAAAATGAAAATCAAAACATCCAGTTATATGGTAAAGTGACAGGTGAATCTCAAATTAGTAGATTATTGCGTATTTATTTTAGCAATGTAAAAACGATTCAAGGATTTAGTTTTTTTAATTCGTAA
- a CDS encoding RsmD family RNA methyltransferase — protein MRISGGFLKGRVFNPPAKNWPTRPTTDISREALFNILTNLLDFENTRMLDLFGGTGAHTYEMISRGCTNACYVDLHKPCMEFVKKTAASFQIIQFIEFVNADYLHFVKSCNKQFNYVFAGPPYPLPTLSKIPDLIVDVNIVMPDGFFVLEHNPQHDFTKHSHFWQVRNYGQTFFSFFRF, from the coding sequence ATGCGGATTTCTGGTGGTTTTCTCAAAGGCAGAGTGTTTAATCCTCCTGCAAAAAACTGGCCTACCAGGCCAACTACCGATATTTCCCGAGAAGCTTTGTTTAATATATTAACGAATCTACTAGATTTTGAAAATACCAGGATGTTAGACTTATTTGGAGGAACTGGTGCGCATACGTATGAAATGATTTCAAGAGGGTGTACGAATGCATGTTATGTTGATTTACACAAGCCTTGTATGGAGTTTGTCAAAAAGACAGCCGCATCATTCCAAATTATTCAATTTATTGAATTTGTAAATGCTGATTATTTGCATTTTGTTAAATCATGTAATAAGCAATTTAATTATGTATTTGCTGGACCGCCATACCCATTGCCAACGCTGTCAAAGATACCGGATTTAATTGTGGACGTCAATATTGTTATGCCGGATGGTTTTTTCGTATTAGAGCATAATCCACAACATGATTTTACGAAACATTCCCATTTTTGGCAAGTTCGAAATTATGGGCAAACATTTTTCAGCTTTTTTCGCTTTTAA
- a CDS encoding arginine--tRNA ligase produces MDMLSALFQHAFTTVLNYSGDKSEFAILNCSSEFDADFTFVLFPWAKKLGMKPDEIGFKIGNYLLENHSISSFSIIKGFFNFSLDDSFWIAENSRIYRLRQEELVNKTPVPQKYLVEYCSPNTNKPLHLGHIRNILLGWSLTNILKAIGHQVETTQVVNDRGVAICKSMLAWKKYSNNDTPDSTGIKSDHFVGDYYVLFDRKLNDEYLKWQASIEAQAVISSNLKKEESLVDFFKRYKNDYFNNYSELGKEVRDMLLKWEHHDEETRSLWKKMNDWVYKGFNETFNKLNVSFDFIYYESNTYLLGKDIVEYGLSQGVFYQLPDQSVWVNLEDVGLDNKLVLRSDGTSVYITQDLGTIRQRYERHHSDKYIYIVADEQDYHFKVLFETVKKLKEPYAGSLYHCSYGMVDLPTGKMKSREGTVVDADDLIEEVIIEATTMAEERGEIASLLPEQRSKICTDIALAALKYFILKVSYKKRMIFDPKESVDMQGHTGPYIVNAYVRIKSILRKSTCDDDTPKPIKIERAEKNLIRSMNSYNKTLFESAESFDPAQLSNYLYQLAKDFHKYYHDYRILNAETTELKNFRLMISENVAKFILHGMSCLGINLPERM; encoded by the coding sequence ATGGATATGCTTTCGGCCCTTTTTCAACATGCATTTACTACTGTTCTTAATTATAGTGGAGACAAGTCGGAATTCGCTATTTTAAATTGTTCTTCAGAGTTTGATGCGGATTTTACCTTTGTATTATTTCCATGGGCAAAGAAACTTGGCATGAAGCCTGATGAAATTGGCTTTAAAATTGGTAATTATTTATTGGAAAATCATTCTATTTCGTCTTTTTCAATTATAAAGGGCTTTTTCAATTTTTCATTAGACGATTCATTCTGGATTGCTGAAAATTCTCGAATTTATCGATTGCGTCAAGAGGAATTGGTAAATAAAACACCGGTGCCTCAAAAATATTTAGTAGAATATTGTTCTCCAAATACAAACAAACCTCTTCACTTAGGTCACATTAGAAACATTTTACTTGGATGGTCCTTGACAAACATTTTAAAAGCCATTGGACATCAGGTTGAAACTACACAGGTTGTGAATGATCGTGGTGTTGCAATATGCAAAAGTATGCTTGCTTGGAAAAAATATTCAAACAATGATACCCCGGATTCTACAGGAATTAAATCAGATCATTTTGTTGGAGATTACTATGTTTTGTTTGACAGAAAGTTAAATGATGAATATCTGAAATGGCAAGCATCTATTGAAGCCCAAGCAGTTATTTCATCAAATTTAAAAAAAGAAGAATCTCTAGTCGATTTTTTTAAAAGGTATAAAAATGACTACTTTAACAATTACAGTGAGTTGGGTAAAGAAGTTCGGGATATGCTTTTGAAATGGGAACATCATGATGAGGAAACACGTTCGCTTTGGAAAAAAATGAATGATTGGGTTTATAAAGGATTTAATGAAACGTTCAATAAATTAAATGTTTCTTTTGATTTTATATATTATGAATCAAACACCTATTTGCTAGGAAAAGATATCGTTGAGTATGGGTTGAGTCAAGGTGTTTTTTATCAATTACCGGATCAATCTGTTTGGGTGAATTTGGAAGATGTTGGGTTGGATAACAAACTTGTTCTTAGAAGTGATGGAACTTCCGTATATATTACACAGGATCTTGGAACCATTCGGCAACGTTATGAAAGGCATCATTCAGATAAGTATATTTATATTGTGGCTGATGAGCAAGACTATCATTTTAAAGTTCTTTTTGAAACTGTAAAGAAGTTAAAAGAACCCTATGCAGGTAGTTTGTACCATTGTTCATATGGTATGGTCGACTTACCCACTGGTAAAATGAAGTCCAGAGAAGGAACTGTGGTTGATGCTGATGACTTAATTGAGGAAGTTATTATTGAGGCCACAACCATGGCAGAAGAGCGAGGTGAAATTGCATCCCTGTTGCCGGAGCAACGAAGTAAAATTTGTACCGATATTGCATTAGCGGCCTTGAAATATTTTATTTTAAAAGTTTCATATAAGAAACGTATGATTTTCGACCCTAAAGAATCTGTAGACATGCAAGGTCATACGGGTCCATATATTGTGAATGCCTATGTTAGAATAAAATCTATATTACGAAAGTCAACATGCGATGATGATACACCAAAGCCAATTAAAATTGAACGTGCGGAAAAAAACTTAATCCGTTCAATGAATAGTTATAATAAAACATTATTTGAATCAGCTGAATCATTTGATCCAGCCCAACTTTCAAATTATTTATACCAATTGGCTAAAGATTTTCATAAATATTATCATGATTATAGGATTTTAAATGCAGAAACTACAGAATTAAAAAATTTTAGATTGATGATTAGTGAGAATGTGGCAAAGTTTATTTTGCACGGGATGAGTTGTCTTGGAATCAATCTGCCAGAAAGAATGTAA
- a CDS encoding glutamine--tRNA ligase/YqeY domain fusion protein — MDEGVNKSLNFIEELIEEDIRNGKHGGRVHTRFPPEPNGYLHIGHAKSICLNFGLALKYKGKTNLRFDDTNPVTEDTEYVDSIKQDIQWLGFSWEDREFYASDYFEQLYQFAIQLIKKGKAYVDDLSADDIAKHKKGSSEVGVDSPYRNRTIEDNLELFTQMRDGKFLEGEKVLRAKIDMSSSNMHMRDPILYRILYKPHHRTGSEWCIYPMYDFAHGQSDSIEGITHSICTLEFENHRPLYNWFIENLGIFPSQQIEFARLNLSYTVMSKRKLLQLVRENYVDGWDDPRMPTLSGMRRRGYTPESIRHFTNLVGIARRDNVIDLALLEFAVREDLNKRATRVMAIFEPLRVVLTNYEEQIEFLEIENNPEDPSSGKRLVPFGKVLYIEQEDFMENPVDKFFRLTKNGMVRLKGAYIIKCEDILKDANGNIIELHCTYFHNSKSGQDQSGLKPKSTIHWVEDTHAIGAELRLYDRLFTVADPDDHEEDFKTFINQVSLIKLTDVKVEPFLKTSKVGDYFQFIRKAYFTTDITSNSEHLVFNRTVNLKDSWQKSQDK; from the coding sequence ATGGATGAAGGCGTAAATAAATCATTGAATTTTATCGAGGAATTAATAGAGGAAGATATCCGAAATGGCAAACATGGAGGAAGAGTTCATACTAGATTTCCTCCGGAGCCAAATGGCTATCTGCATATTGGTCATGCCAAATCCATTTGTCTTAATTTTGGTTTGGCACTGAAATACAAAGGAAAAACTAATTTAAGATTCGACGATACGAATCCTGTTACTGAAGACACGGAATATGTTGATTCTATTAAACAAGACATTCAATGGCTTGGATTTAGTTGGGAAGATCGGGAATTTTATGCCAGTGATTATTTTGAGCAATTGTATCAATTTGCAATTCAATTAATTAAGAAGGGAAAAGCCTATGTAGACGATTTAAGTGCTGATGATATTGCAAAACATAAAAAAGGCTCATCTGAAGTTGGAGTAGATAGTCCATATAGAAATCGTACGATTGAAGATAATCTCGAATTATTTACCCAAATGCGAGATGGTAAATTTCTGGAAGGGGAGAAGGTACTCAGAGCGAAAATTGATATGAGTTCTTCAAATATGCATATGCGGGATCCAATTTTATATCGAATTCTTTACAAGCCACACCACCGAACAGGTTCAGAATGGTGCATATATCCAATGTATGATTTTGCGCATGGCCAGTCAGATTCAATTGAAGGGATCACGCATTCCATTTGTACACTTGAGTTTGAAAATCATAGACCATTGTATAATTGGTTTATTGAAAATTTAGGAATATTTCCTTCTCAGCAAATTGAGTTTGCAAGATTGAATTTGAGTTATACGGTAATGAGTAAACGCAAATTACTTCAATTAGTACGAGAAAATTATGTTGATGGTTGGGATGATCCTAGGATGCCTACACTTAGTGGAATGAGAAGACGGGGCTACACCCCCGAATCGATTCGTCATTTCACAAATTTAGTTGGAATCGCTAGGAGGGATAATGTAATAGATTTGGCATTATTGGAATTTGCTGTTCGAGAAGATTTAAATAAGAGAGCTACCCGTGTTATGGCTATCTTTGAACCATTGCGTGTAGTTCTGACAAATTATGAAGAGCAGATTGAATTTTTAGAAATAGAGAATAATCCTGAAGATCCAAGCTCAGGTAAAAGGCTGGTTCCATTTGGAAAAGTACTATATATTGAGCAAGAGGATTTTATGGAAAATCCTGTTGACAAGTTTTTTCGCCTAACGAAGAACGGTATGGTTCGGTTAAAAGGAGCTTATATTATCAAATGTGAAGATATTTTAAAGGATGCCAATGGAAACATCATTGAATTGCATTGTACGTATTTTCATAATAGTAAAAGTGGTCAGGATCAATCAGGTTTAAAGCCAAAATCAACGATTCATTGGGTAGAGGATACCCATGCGATCGGTGCTGAATTGCGATTGTACGATCGTTTGTTTACAGTGGCGGATCCGGATGATCATGAAGAAGATTTTAAAACATTCATTAATCAAGTTTCTTTAATTAAGCTGACAGATGTTAAGGTAGAGCCATTTTTGAAAACATCCAAGGTGGGCGATTATTTTCAATTTATTCGAAAGGCTTATTTTACAACAGATATCACTTCAAATTCTGAACATTTAGTATTTAATCGTACTGTCAATTTAAAGGATTCCTGGCAGAAATCTCAGGATAAATAG
- the pyrR gene encoding bifunctional pyr operon transcriptional regulator/uracil phosphoribosyltransferase PyrR, with translation MSKRAKVILSEEAMNIALDRLCYQLIEQHDGFSNSCLIGIQHKGALLAARLYNKLKALNPLNSLEFGKIDITFSRDDFKTNFKLQPSYPTEINFLVESKRVILVDDVLYTGRTIQAALQEIQNYGRPIKTELLVLIDRHFNRQVPIQADYYGIRVDALDNSYVKVDWAEEKGTDRVLFYEEERE, from the coding sequence ATGAGCAAAAGAGCCAAAGTTATACTTTCTGAAGAAGCAATGAATATTGCTCTTGACAGGCTTTGTTATCAATTGATCGAACAACATGATGGCTTTTCAAACAGCTGTTTAATTGGCATTCAACATAAAGGAGCTTTGTTGGCTGCGCGACTTTATAATAAATTAAAAGCACTCAATCCATTAAATTCATTGGAATTTGGTAAAATTGATATTACATTTTCAAGGGATGATTTTAAAACAAATTTCAAGTTGCAACCATCTTATCCCACTGAAATTAATTTTTTGGTCGAATCAAAACGTGTAATATTAGTGGATGATGTTTTATATACAGGTAGAACCATTCAGGCAGCATTGCAAGAAATTCAAAATTATGGAAGGCCCATTAAGACAGAATTACTTGTATTGATCGACAGACATTTTAACAGGCAAGTTCCTATCCAGGCAGATTATTATGGAATCCGGGTAGATGCATTGGATAATTCATATGTAAAAGTTGATTGGGCTGAAGAAAAAGGCACGGATCGCGTTTTGTTTTATGAAGAAGAACGTGAATAA
- a CDS encoding aspartate carbamoyltransferase catalytic subunit, with protein MTDQKISTRHLIGIRDLSVSDIKLLLETGKQFKEVLQRPIKKVPSLRDITIANLFFENSTRTRMSFELAEKRLSADVINFSASGSSVSKGESLLDTVQNILAMKVDIIVLRHAAVGAAKFLSEKVPATIVNAGDGTHEHPTQALLDAFSIQEALGTINNVKVALIGDILHSRVALSNILCLKKLGAKVKVCGPPTLIPKYIEALGVEVEFNLQKILNWCDVANVLRIQTERMELQYFPSAREYSQFFGVSKKELDLLSKKIVLMHPGPINRGVELNSDAADSEYSIILDQVENGVAIRMAVLYHLAGHRISS; from the coding sequence ATGACTGATCAAAAAATAAGCACAAGGCATCTAATTGGAATCAGAGATCTTTCAGTTTCTGATATCAAATTGTTATTGGAAACTGGCAAGCAGTTTAAAGAAGTTTTACAAAGACCGATTAAAAAGGTGCCTTCCTTAAGGGACATTACGATCGCTAATTTATTTTTTGAGAATTCAACAAGAACCAGAATGTCTTTTGAGTTAGCTGAAAAAAGACTTTCAGCGGATGTTATTAATTTTTCTGCAAGCGGCTCTTCGGTTTCAAAAGGGGAGAGTTTATTGGATACGGTTCAGAATATCCTTGCAATGAAAGTTGATATTATTGTGTTACGACATGCAGCAGTTGGCGCTGCCAAATTTTTATCAGAAAAAGTTCCCGCTACTATAGTAAATGCTGGAGATGGAACACACGAGCACCCAACTCAAGCGTTGCTGGATGCATTTTCAATTCAAGAAGCTTTAGGCACCATTAATAATGTAAAAGTTGCATTAATTGGCGATATTCTTCACAGTAGAGTAGCCTTGTCTAATATTCTTTGCTTAAAAAAATTGGGAGCAAAAGTTAAAGTTTGTGGCCCGCCAACTTTAATTCCAAAATACATAGAAGCATTAGGTGTAGAAGTTGAATTTAATCTTCAGAAGATTTTAAATTGGTGTGATGTTGCAAATGTTTTAAGGATTCAAACAGAACGAATGGAATTACAATATTTTCCTTCTGCAAGAGAATACAGCCAATTTTTTGGGGTGTCAAAGAAGGAGTTGGATTTATTATCAAAAAAAATTGTATTAATGCATCCGGGACCAATTAATCGAGGTGTCGAGTTAAATTCAGATGCTGCAGATTCAGAATATTCAATAATATTAGATCAAGTTGAAAATGGAGTAGCAATCCGAATGGCTGTGCTTTATCATTTGGCCGGACATAGAATATCTAGTTGA
- a CDS encoding glycosyltransferase, protein MASYILHLPKWFPNEDDNLEGVFVLRHIQCSSYKHSAKIIYLRSTSRVIPGSCYYSNVKTQDSNEIHLIYYKKRYLGINSIDKIIKLFVYYYLMLKYCRQLFHEFGKPYAIHVHVLLRPALVALYYKFVYSIPYVITEHSTQFTDTHTRLKNDFKNLIRRYIVRKADAIIAVSDNLKNGMMRYGLINSNYLVVYNNVDTFIYFDKPKKPTLELKCLHVSEFKNEHKNITGILEVMLTFKQQVFPIVLDLVGYGQDKQLIQDFITQNKLEPYVRLLGKLDPVDLARCYQAADVFVLFSNKENMPCVIAESLCCGTPVISTEVGGIAEVISPENGILIPVNDKVKLKKTLEEFYVSRHRYSTKNISVDAISKFSDRAIGEKIMNCYESLSHCG, encoded by the coding sequence ATGGCTTCCTATATCTTGCATTTACCAAAATGGTTTCCAAATGAGGATGATAATCTGGAAGGTGTCTTTGTTCTTCGCCATATTCAATGTTCTTCATATAAACATAGCGCTAAGATCATTTATCTTAGGAGCACATCCAGAGTCATTCCTGGTTCATGTTATTATTCTAATGTTAAGACGCAAGATTCAAATGAAATCCATTTAATCTATTATAAAAAAAGGTACTTAGGAATTAATAGTATAGATAAAATTATTAAATTATTTGTTTACTATTATTTAATGCTTAAATATTGCAGGCAACTATTTCATGAATTTGGAAAACCCTATGCAATCCATGTTCATGTTTTGCTTAGACCCGCTTTAGTAGCACTCTATTATAAGTTTGTTTATTCGATTCCATATGTTATAACAGAGCACAGCACCCAGTTTACAGATACTCACACGAGGTTAAAAAATGATTTTAAGAATCTAATCAGGAGGTATATTGTTAGGAAGGCAGATGCTATAATTGCAGTTTCAGATAATTTAAAAAATGGAATGATGCGGTATGGCTTGATTAATTCAAATTATTTAGTTGTTTACAATAATGTGGATACGTTCATTTATTTTGATAAACCCAAAAAGCCCACTTTAGAATTGAAATGCCTTCATGTTTCAGAGTTTAAAAATGAACATAAAAATATTACAGGAATTCTAGAGGTGATGTTGACGTTTAAACAGCAAGTTTTTCCAATTGTACTTGATTTGGTTGGTTATGGACAAGACAAGCAATTGATTCAGGATTTTATAACTCAAAACAAATTGGAGCCTTATGTCCGTTTATTGGGAAAATTGGATCCAGTTGATTTGGCTCGTTGTTATCAGGCAGCGGATGTTTTTGTTTTATTTAGCAATAAAGAAAATATGCCTTGTGTCATAGCTGAGTCATTATGCTGTGGGACTCCGGTAATCAGTACGGAAGTAGGGGGGATTGCAGAAGTCATTTCTCCTGAAAATGGTATTTTAATCCCTGTTAATGACAAGGTTAAATTAAAAAAGACACTTGAGGAGTTTTACGTAAGCAGGCACAGGTATTCGACTAAGAATATTTCTGTTGATGCTATTTCCAAGTTTAGTGACCGAGCAATTGGAGAAAAGATTATGAATTGCTATGAATCCTTGAGTCATTGTGGTTAA